The uncultured Trichococcus sp. DNA segment TCCGGTACTTTCACGATTGATGCGGGCGGAGACGGACTGCAGTCCACAAACGAGGAGGAAGAGGGCAAAGGAACCTTGACGATCGAATCCGGCACCTTCGCGATCACGGCAGCCTCTGACGGCATCCAAGCCGCAACCGATCTACAGATCCTTGGTGGCGACTTTACGATCACAACCGGCGGCGGCAGCGCGAACAGCAGTACCGAGAGCACTGCTTGGGGAACATGGGCAGCACCTGCTGCAGAAGCAGCCACCACTACCACCGAGGAATCAACCAACGCCAAAGGTTTGAAAGCGACAGGCTCATTAGTGATTTCCGGCGGCACCTTCGTCTTGAATACATCCGATGATGCGCTCCATACCAATGACACGATCCAAATCACAGGCGGCGATTTCACGATCGCATCCGGGGATGATGGCATCCACGCCGACAACACCTTGACAATCGATGACGGAACCATTAATATCAATCAAAGTTATGAAGGAATCGAGGCTACAGAAATCACTCTGAATGGCGGAGACATCACTTTGACTACCTCAGATGATGGCATCAATGCCGCAGGCGGAAACGATGCGTCAGCCGTCAGCGGACGCCCTGGCGAAAACACGTTCACATCAACTGCAGAAGGAGCAGGACTCTTGACCATCAACGGCGGCACACTGGTGGTAAACGCGAGCGGCGACGGCCTCGACAGCAATGGCAGCATCGAAATGAACGGTGGCACCGTGATCGTCAACGGCCCGACCGACAGCATGAACGGTACCTTGGATTACGACAGCTCATTCAACATCAACGGCGGTACCCTGATCGGGGTCGGCAGTTCCGGAATGGCGATGAGCCCTTCTTCGACTTCCGCACAAAGCTTCCTGTTCACGTCTTCACTCCCATTGGCTGCGGATGAAGCCATCCAGATCACCGGTCCGGACGGAGAAGTGATCATGACTTTCGAAGCTTCGAAAACGGCCCAGTCCTTGGTATTCTCCAGTCCTGACTTGGTAAACGGCTCTGCATACACTATCACAACCGGTGGCACAGTATCCGGCGACTCCACTACCGGCAGCTACGAAGATACGTCCTTCAGCGGCGGTTCATCCACAGTTGAGGTCAGCGCAACAACCGAAGCAAGCGGCGGACAAATGGGCGGCATGGGCGGCAACGCAATGCCAATATCCGGTGCTTCCGTGAAATAAATATACATCAACAAAATATCTTTCCTAGCCGATCAAGCCGGAAAAGAGGCTAACCTTTCCCTCTTTCCGGTCATTGACAGAAATTAGCCCAAGAAGAGGTACATGATATGAAAAAAAGAAAAAAACTAAAGAAAAAATATGCACTTTTCCTGTCCACCCTGTTCCTTGCAGGCTGCGTCACGTTCCTACTGTGGGATTTGGCAAAATCCCAAGAAGGAGAAAGTTCCGCATCAACGCAGACCTTGATGATGGATGTCGCGTACGAGATTGATGAACTGCAGGCAGCAGATGAAGACAGTGCGTCAGAAGCGAATGCGATTCTCCAGAGCAGCACCATTTTGTCCCCTTCAGGCGAGGATTTGGCAGCGGGTTTGGCTGAGCTGAATGCAGCCTATCCTGACCAGCTTGGCTTTGTCCTCATCAACGAGCAGACCGGAGAAGCCGTCACGACCAATGAGTCCCGCATCTTCACAAGCGCTAGCCTTTACAAATTGTTTCTGACATATGCTATCCTTGTAAAGGTCGATGCGGGTGTACTCTCCTTGCAGGATCAGATGGCGGACGGGGCAACGATCGATGATTACCTGACCAGCACCATCACCGTTTCGGCAAATGAACCCGCAAAGGAACTCGCATACTTGATCGGATGGGAAAATATCGAAACTTTCATCCATGATCAGGGATTCGTTTCCACGAGCTTCAACCCCTATCCGGAATCCGACGGCGTCTATTACAACGGCGA contains these protein-coding regions:
- a CDS encoding carbohydrate-binding domain-containing protein is translated as MKNTIMNLKNRPLTQILTLTGSLALLTACSTEASTTTASSDGSTTEATVASTLVSDSSYSASNSTAISFSDQTITVDGSGAAADGSILTITQPGTYILSGTLSEGQVRVETVDEADVQIVLDGATITNSTGAAIFVKSANSATITLAEGTTNTLSDGETYTFEDSEDEPDATLFSKSDLILNGTGTLVVDANYAHAIKGKDDVTIAEGTYDITSVGDAIKGSDSLFISSGTFTIDAGGDGLQSTNEEEEGKGTLTIESGTFAITAASDGIQAATDLQILGGDFTITTGGGSANSSTESTAWGTWAAPAAEAATTTTEESTNAKGLKATGSLVISGGTFVLNTSDDALHTNDTIQITGGDFTIASGDDGIHADNTLTIDDGTININQSYEGIEATEITLNGGDITLTTSDDGINAAGGNDASAVSGRPGENTFTSTAEGAGLLTINGGTLVVNASGDGLDSNGSIEMNGGTVIVNGPTDSMNGTLDYDSSFNINGGTLIGVGSSGMAMSPSSTSAQSFLFTSSLPLAADEAIQITGPDGEVIMTFEASKTAQSLVFSSPDLVNGSAYTITTGGTVSGDSTTGSYEDTSFSGGSSTVEVSATTEASGGQMGGMGGNAMPISGASVK
- a CDS encoding serine hydrolase, whose amino-acid sequence is MKKRKKLKKKYALFLSTLFLAGCVTFLLWDLAKSQEGESSASTQTLMMDVAYEIDELQAADEDSASEANAILQSSTILSPSGEDLAAGLAELNAAYPDQLGFVLINEQTGEAVTTNESRIFTSASLYKLFLTYAILVKVDAGVLSLQDQMADGATIDDYLTSTITVSANEPAKELAYLIGWENIETFIHDQGFVSTSFNPYPESDGVYYNGDLETTPAEVAYLLERLLDGELLSESSTAYFLGLLGDQQLVYALNTGLTDEVTFAHKTGLLDDVSHDAGVLSMDGQNYIVAVLTDGWLNATDDAAPVFEGIGSAVMTYLYAQ